From a region of the Mesotoga sp. UBA6090 genome:
- a CDS encoding lipoate--protein ligase — translation MASALGVDSIHNTAFIESNSYDPWLNLAVEEYLLNSFAGESIVLYLWQNENTVVIGRNQNAWEECRLDNLERDNGKLARRLSGGGAVFHDLGNLNFTFLLPKREYNLHRQLSVIVDAVKEIGIEAHFSGRNDILAEGRKFSGNAFYHGQYASYHHGTILIDVDTGKLSEYLNVSKAKIESKGVKSVVSRVVNLRELKPDLTIEKMKKAMYMGFIEEYGHIDNVLDFERLAELADVTKLFDKYSSKEWLLGRSPEFNFRISNRFPWGGIELLFTSRKGTVVDVAIYSDSMDVDFIEHLRQGLTGVDFSKPSILEALHNLPKCVERDDIIDWLHRTDLN, via the coding sequence ATAGCCTCGGCGTTGGGGGTAGATAGTATACACAACACTGCGTTCATTGAGTCAAACTCTTATGATCCTTGGTTGAATCTGGCCGTCGAAGAATATCTTTTGAATTCGTTTGCCGGTGAGAGCATCGTTCTCTACCTATGGCAAAACGAAAACACGGTCGTTATCGGCAGAAATCAAAATGCGTGGGAAGAGTGCAGACTTGACAACCTTGAAAGGGATAACGGAAAACTGGCAAGAAGGCTTTCGGGGGGCGGGGCTGTCTTTCACGATCTTGGAAACTTGAACTTCACCTTTCTATTGCCTAAGAGAGAGTATAACCTTCACAGGCAACTCTCGGTAATTGTGGACGCCGTTAAGGAAATCGGTATCGAGGCCCATTTTAGCGGTCGAAATGACATACTGGCCGAGGGGAGAAAATTCTCCGGAAACGCCTTTTATCATGGACAGTACGCATCCTATCATCACGGCACAATTCTGATCGACGTAGACACAGGAAAACTATCTGAATATCTGAACGTTTCCAAAGCAAAGATAGAATCAAAAGGCGTGAAGTCGGTCGTATCAAGGGTTGTGAATCTTAGAGAGTTGAAACCTGACCTGACAATTGAAAAAATGAAAAAGGCAATGTACATGGGTTTTATCGAAGAATACGGTCACATAGACAATGTTCTTGACTTTGAAAGACTGGCGGAGTTAGCAGATGTCACGAAACTCTTCGATAAGTATTCCTCAAAAGAATGGCTTCTTGGAAGGAGTCCGGAATTCAATTTCAGAATCAGTAATAGGTTTCCCTGGGGAGGAATAGAGTTGTTATTTACATCCAGAAAGGGGACAGTTGTTGATGTTGCGATCTACTCTGACTCGATGGATGTTGATTTCATTGAGCATTTGAGACAAGGCCTCACGGGAGTTGATTTTTCTAAACCAAGTATTTTAGAAGCGCTTCATAATCTCCCAAAATGCGTTGAGAGAGACGATATTATTGATTGGCTACATAGAACAGATCTTAATTAA
- a CDS encoding M23 family metallopeptidase, with translation MKLKILLTLGIVFFIASAFGVGSIRYLVRPGDRLFNIIRDYNLRISTVLDLNCIDDPRNLEPGEFIYLPTGDGFFYEVQYGDSIDYIAKLFFALAEHIIAANNLSCNSVIYPGQRLFIPLESISVCSNANPGTQFTWPVYGKISSEFGWRKDPFTGVSIFHSGMDIAVQRDAPVFAAKEGTVIEAQENGGYGLNIVIQHHDGTKTRYAHLNHISVYVGQRVLRGELVGRVGETGRSTGPHLHFEIIDSRDQCRDPRSYLTGSNYMYVRRETDSLGVGGR, from the coding sequence ATGAAGCTTAAGATTCTCTTGACGCTTGGTATTGTGTTCTTTATTGCAAGTGCTTTCGGAGTTGGATCTATAAGATATCTGGTTAGACCCGGAGACAGGCTTTTCAATATCATTAGGGATTACAATTTGAGGATCAGCACCGTGCTGGACTTAAACTGCATAGACGATCCTCGCAACCTTGAACCGGGTGAATTCATTTATCTCCCTACAGGAGACGGCTTCTTCTACGAGGTTCAGTACGGTGATTCCATCGATTACATTGCCAAACTTTTCTTTGCACTTGCAGAGCATATTATTGCTGCGAACAACTTGAGTTGCAATTCAGTTATTTATCCCGGTCAGAGACTGTTTATTCCGCTTGAATCAATAAGTGTTTGTAGTAACGCGAATCCCGGCACACAATTTACCTGGCCAGTGTACGGAAAGATTTCTTCAGAGTTTGGTTGGCGGAAGGATCCGTTCACAGGAGTTTCTATCTTTCATTCAGGTATGGACATAGCAGTTCAGCGAGATGCTCCCGTGTTTGCTGCAAAGGAAGGAACGGTAATTGAGGCGCAGGAAAACGGCGGATATGGGCTGAATATAGTAATCCAACACCATGACGGCACCAAAACGAGGTATGCTCACCTGAATCATATCAGTGTCTATGTTGGGCAAAGAGTTTTAAGGGGAGAGTTGGTCGGGAGAGTGGGAGAGACGGGGAGGTCAACAGGGCCTCATCTTCACTTTGAGATTATCGATTCGAGAGATCAATGTAGAGATCCAAGAAGCTATCTTACGGGATCCAATTACATGTACGTCAGAAGAGAAACCGATAGCCTCGGCGTTGGGGGTAGATAG
- a CDS encoding ABC transporter permease, producing the protein MYWKYAIKRVLYGLLMYAILIFIFSALFNTVMEQTLRAQIEEQIRGETMRMTSLNESQLENYVINRRNDLYSLYRLNKPVAERIIWRTWDTLTLNLGNSTIIRSSKGSRSVWDVVSEAVPKTLLLFSVAMLIDIVLGLLLGLKKAQKAGGFLDKSTSIGTMVVFGMPSWWLGMIMIMFFAYGVKIFPSGGLHSTPPPEGISYFFDLLYHLALPVLTLVVIGFWGRAFLTRNIVLGVLQDDYIMAARARGIPERKVLYGHTMRTSAPPIVTMSLLALLASVGGNIVYEGIFSWPGMGNLYWIALQQNDVPVLMGNLAITTGLYICGLVILDLIYGFLDPRIKVGGRQ; encoded by the coding sequence ATGTACTGGAAATATGCAATCAAAAGAGTTCTCTATGGGCTATTGATGTATGCAATTCTGATCTTTATTTTCTCGGCTCTATTCAATACTGTCATGGAACAGACGTTGAGGGCGCAGATCGAGGAACAAATCAGGGGCGAGACGATGCGAATGACAAGTCTCAATGAAAGTCAGCTTGAGAACTACGTCATAAATCGGAGAAACGATCTATACTCTCTCTATCGCCTGAACAAACCTGTTGCTGAGAGAATAATCTGGCGAACATGGGACACGTTAACTCTGAATCTCGGAAATTCCACGATAATAAGGTCTTCAAAAGGCAGCAGAAGTGTGTGGGATGTGGTTTCCGAAGCAGTTCCGAAGACTCTTCTCCTCTTTTCTGTAGCAATGCTCATAGACATTGTTCTAGGTCTTCTTCTGGGACTGAAGAAAGCTCAAAAAGCCGGCGGATTTCTGGATAAAAGCACATCAATTGGAACAATGGTGGTTTTTGGCATGCCCTCCTGGTGGCTGGGGATGATCATGATCATGTTCTTCGCATACGGAGTGAAGATCTTTCCTTCTGGCGGGCTGCATTCCACACCCCCTCCAGAAGGCATCTCATATTTCTTCGACCTTCTTTATCATCTTGCCCTTCCGGTACTCACACTTGTTGTTATTGGATTTTGGGGGCGAGCCTTCCTTACGCGAAACATAGTCCTTGGAGTACTTCAGGACGACTACATAATGGCAGCAAGAGCTAGGGGAATTCCCGAAAGAAAGGTATTATACGGGCACACAATGAGAACATCGGCCCCGCCAATCGTCACAATGTCACTTCTAGCTTTGCTAGCCTCTGTGGGGGGCAACATAGTGTACGAAGGGATTTTTTCTTGGCCAGGAATGGGAAACCTATACTGGATTGCTTTACAGCAGAATGATGTTCCAGTCCTTATGGGAAACCTTGCAATAACTACGGGGTTATATATTTGTGGTCTTGTAATCCTGGATCTCATCTATGGTTTTCTTGATCCAAGGATCAAGGTGGGTGGAAGACAATGA
- a CDS encoding ABC transporter permease: protein MTVSDFRRSASEFWREFRKVRSGVFGLIFLAIFICILIFEPVIVPYPEANEKWRDVTYWQDLPSSAPPSWINLFTSKKRAVSESIEEYTFSETLAGAMRIQEYVFEYDYSASVAPSDVVFHASGVGKPTVVISIQRPDGLSIDLYRKQLEMSPAQDARVSIDRSAQTAAMNFGKKYSPSEGVQLQTIKTTDVLFSEAKQGIFRSPSPLAGIYKLKVTLLLQKAEEKVEDAFVTVAGRVHGILGTDNSKRDIWSGVIAGVKWAMLIGLLTALVSVSIGVVYGVISAYVGGWKDSLMQRIFEIFISVPMLPVLIVMSAVFKPNIWVMIGIMCIFYWVGPVKTVRSMGLQIKEETYIEASRALGASNTRIIFKHMVPLLIPYAFASMALNVPGAIVVEATISLLGLGDATIVTWGQILQAANSGGAMLSGMWWWVVPPGMAIAFMGMTFAFVGFAMDKILNPKLKTR from the coding sequence ATGACTGTAAGTGATTTCAGAAGATCGGCAAGCGAATTCTGGAGAGAATTCAGAAAGGTTAGATCTGGAGTGTTCGGTCTTATCTTTCTTGCAATATTCATCTGTATTCTAATTTTCGAACCGGTCATTGTACCTTATCCAGAAGCCAATGAAAAGTGGAGAGATGTAACTTACTGGCAAGACCTCCCCTCGAGCGCGCCGCCCTCGTGGATCAATCTCTTCACCTCAAAGAAACGCGCTGTTTCGGAATCGATAGAGGAATACACTTTTTCAGAGACCCTCGCGGGCGCAATGAGAATACAGGAATATGTCTTTGAATATGATTACTCCGCATCTGTTGCTCCTTCAGATGTTGTTTTCCACGCTTCTGGAGTTGGTAAGCCCACTGTGGTTATCTCGATTCAAAGGCCCGACGGACTTTCAATTGATCTATATAGAAAGCAGCTTGAAATGTCTCCAGCTCAGGATGCCAGAGTCTCTATAGACAGATCGGCGCAGACTGCAGCAATGAATTTTGGCAAGAAATACTCTCCTTCAGAAGGGGTCCAGCTTCAAACGATCAAGACCACCGATGTGCTCTTCTCCGAAGCAAAGCAAGGGATATTTAGAAGTCCTTCTCCTCTCGCCGGAATATACAAACTGAAGGTAACTCTCCTGCTTCAAAAAGCAGAGGAAAAGGTAGAGGACGCCTTCGTGACTGTTGCGGGAAGGGTGCATGGAATTCTTGGAACGGATAACTCCAAGAGAGACATCTGGAGCGGGGTAATCGCCGGTGTAAAGTGGGCAATGTTAATTGGACTCCTTACAGCACTTGTTTCAGTTTCAATTGGTGTCGTGTATGGTGTCATAAGCGCTTACGTTGGCGGATGGAAAGACTCCCTCATGCAGCGTATATTCGAGATATTCATAAGTGTTCCAATGCTTCCCGTTCTCATCGTAATGAGTGCAGTCTTCAAGCCGAACATATGGGTAATGATAGGAATAATGTGTATATTCTACTGGGTTGGACCCGTCAAGACCGTCAGGAGCATGGGACTCCAGATAAAGGAAGAGACCTACATAGAGGCCTCAAGAGCTCTCGGGGCATCTAATACGAGAATAATCTTCAAGCATATGGTACCTCTGCTTATCCCATACGCCTTCGCTTCAATGGCGCTCAATGTTCCCGGAGCTATCGTTGTCGAGGCCACGATAAGTCTATTGGGCCTTGGGGACGCGACAATTGTTACCTGGGGTCAGATACTGCAGGCAGCTAACAGCGGCGGCGCGATGCTGAGCGGAATGTGGTGGTGGGTAGTACCGCCTGGGATGGCAATAGCCTTCATGGGAATGACATTCGCGTTTGTCGGGTTTGCAATGGATAAGATACTGAACCCGAAACTGAAGACGAGGTAG
- a CDS encoding alpha/beta fold hydrolase, giving the protein MGKISDNHLIGVSRLGIAFAVVLLFASTVCLPYEGQILFNGNKIYYEVEEAEGEFIVIVGDGPGLDSSYMKGVFSHGKSLRYDQLGSGMSQNLSSLDITFQYYISELAALIYSLNIDSFHLIGHGFGSAVAAGLALTNPPGLLSLVIVNPRLNFPAIDSALFEARVQESTKDLDKFELLFGNSSEPERGSSIAKNLINMDTYNLFWGDDPTFINGKLRGFDLSCGLPDINVPVLVCAGLESFPGVIHTATYQVGTFESEFVTFMNSGHFPMIEETTAFKLIVEDFHRRVEEAVENNLKDETNSDVLSETPGERIFRLQDSGRTLDMQVGDDFTVMLPSNPGAGYFWRVESFEEDVLRLISDPFYEEPKESGSGYDIFGFRVVGSGSSPLVFSFGSSWDIVPIKSCSMLVQVEEYFVEPLIIHASDSGKTFIVGLNEPIEVVLESTVSSSLSWRIALTTPGIVRQPKESETRVFEDSSGLAKKIEQIYYFEGMNYGEATLEFAYGSPWDDIPPEKTFEAALIVTEPFKEVFIIQDSDNGRAIEIGIHQTLIIRLKKALATDSGWRISSMDTKFQLIQNPYEAEYSQVSYSVFHLRPTELGESLLEFYYSEDASNDQLVGTFKIKIQTNETADRSRVPLQ; this is encoded by the coding sequence ATGGGAAAGATTAGTGACAACCACTTGATTGGCGTGTCCCGTTTAGGAATTGCCTTTGCTGTAGTGCTATTGTTTGCGTCAACAGTCTGCCTACCATATGAAGGACAGATATTGTTCAACGGGAACAAAATCTATTATGAAGTGGAGGAGGCAGAAGGTGAATTTATCGTAATTGTTGGCGACGGACCTGGTCTTGACAGCTCTTATATGAAAGGTGTTTTTAGTCATGGAAAGTCTCTGAGGTACGATCAGTTAGGGAGCGGAATGTCCCAGAACTTATCCTCATTAGATATTACTTTCCAATATTATATTTCGGAACTCGCCGCGCTGATTTACTCACTGAATATTGATTCATTTCATTTGATTGGCCATGGTTTTGGGAGCGCAGTTGCCGCAGGATTAGCTCTCACAAATCCTCCCGGACTACTTAGTCTTGTGATTGTTAACCCTAGACTAAACTTTCCGGCAATCGATTCAGCTTTGTTCGAAGCTAGAGTCCAAGAGTCGACGAAAGATCTTGACAAGTTTGAACTGTTGTTTGGCAATTCTTCCGAGCCTGAAAGAGGGTCCTCAATCGCTAAGAATTTGATTAACATGGATACATACAATCTCTTCTGGGGTGATGATCCAACCTTCATTAACGGAAAACTGCGTGGGTTTGACTTATCTTGCGGACTCCCCGATATTAATGTGCCTGTTCTCGTCTGCGCCGGACTGGAAAGTTTTCCAGGCGTTATTCACACAGCGACCTATCAGGTAGGAACCTTCGAAAGTGAATTTGTTACCTTTATGAACAGTGGGCACTTTCCAATGATTGAAGAGACCACTGCCTTCAAATTGATTGTCGAGGATTTTCACAGAAGAGTAGAAGAGGCTGTAGAAAATAATCTAAAAGATGAGACCAACAGTGATGTCCTATCGGAGACGCCTGGCGAAAGAATTTTCAGGCTACAAGACTCGGGAAGGACTCTGGACATGCAAGTTGGAGACGATTTTACTGTTATGCTTCCTTCAAATCCAGGCGCCGGCTACTTCTGGAGGGTGGAAAGTTTCGAAGAAGACGTATTGAGACTCATTTCGGATCCATTTTATGAAGAACCAAAAGAATCCGGTAGCGGCTATGATATTTTCGGCTTCAGAGTCGTTGGTTCAGGGTCTTCTCCTCTAGTCTTTTCTTTTGGTTCTTCATGGGACATTGTTCCAATAAAAAGCTGTTCTATGCTTGTTCAGGTTGAGGAGTATTTCGTTGAACCCCTTATCATTCACGCGTCAGACTCGGGAAAGACTTTCATTGTTGGGCTTAATGAACCGATCGAAGTAGTTCTCGAATCTACAGTCAGTTCCAGCCTCAGCTGGCGTATAGCATTGACAACTCCTGGGATTGTTCGGCAGCCGAAGGAAAGTGAAACTAGAGTCTTTGAAGACTCTTCTGGTCTGGCAAAAAAGATTGAGCAGATCTACTACTTTGAAGGAATGAACTACGGAGAGGCTACTCTTGAATTTGCTTACGGAAGCCCATGGGACGACATACCCCCGGAAAAAACCTTCGAAGCCGCATTGATCGTTACCGAGCCTTTTAAGGAAGTTTTCATTATTCAGGACTCAGATAATGGTAGAGCAATTGAAATTGGAATCCATCAGACCTTGATAATAAGGCTTAAGAAGGCCCTTGCCACAGATAGTGGGTGGAGAATCTCTTCAATGGATACGAAATTTCAGCTTATTCAGAACCCTTATGAAGCTGAGTACTCGCAAGTCTCGTATTCAGTATTCCACTTGAGACCTACCGAATTAGGAGAATCTTTACTAGAGTTTTACTACAGTGAGGACGCATCGAATGATCAGCTGGTAGGAACCTTCAAGATCAAGATACAAACGAATGAAACCGCGGATCGTTCAAGAGTGCCACTTCAATAG
- a CDS encoding DUF1349 domain-containing protein, protein MNLSYFDAETIKRFTWFNEPEQWKLEDGNLIVRTDAPTDFWQRTHYGFRNDNGHFLFLSLTGDFSLVVGAKFSPVNQYDQAGVMVRVSPSCWLKSSVEFEGSDPARLGVVVTNSGYSDWSTQNVPVETKSLRVRVDRKGPDYSVYAWQNGWVQLRLARLLEDDGKFPVMVGPYCCSPKGSGYRVVFEEIALQSE, encoded by the coding sequence ATGAATTTGTCCTATTTCGATGCAGAAACAATAAAACGTTTTACATGGTTCAATGAGCCAGAACAATGGAAATTGGAGGACGGGAATCTGATCGTCAGGACAGACGCTCCAACAGATTTCTGGCAGAGAACACATTATGGGTTTCGGAATGACAATGGGCATTTTCTGTTTCTCTCTCTAACAGGCGATTTCTCTCTGGTTGTCGGAGCCAAATTCTCTCCAGTGAACCAGTATGATCAAGCTGGAGTTATGGTAAGAGTTTCTCCTTCTTGTTGGCTTAAGAGTTCGGTTGAATTCGAGGGGTCTGATCCTGCCCGACTGGGAGTAGTGGTAACTAATTCAGGTTACTCGGACTGGTCAACTCAAAATGTTCCGGTCGAAACGAAAAGCCTCAGAGTACGAGTTGACAGGAAAGGTCCTGATTATTCCGTTTATGCTTGGCAGAACGGATGGGTTCAATTAAGACTTGCCAGGCTACTGGAAGACGACGGGAAGTTTCCTGTTATGGTGGGGCCTTACTGCTGCAGCCCAAAAGGTAGCGGTTACAGAGTGGTTTTTGAAGAGATCGCCTTACAGTCTGAATGA
- a CDS encoding glycoside hydrolase family 127 protein, with amino-acid sequence MTFVNDTSRSPRAQVRPIAIERVELEGFVRRYQDLMKSTSLALQYEYLESSGRIDNFRKAIGSIEGDFTGWFFNDSDIYKWIEAASYSLAYNEDSEIRTRIDSLITLIESVQKKSEGGYVNTYFTGKRASEKWKDLKSKHEFYCVGHLIQAGIAYKRVTGNESLFNACVRVADNILKTFPDDDCEVTTGHPELEMAMVELHRETGNRNYLEFAQRLIDNRGKGYVGGDEYHIDHVSFRDLKELAGHAVRMLYLLTGAADVFLETGDETLLAVLERLWIDLTSRKMYITGGAGSRYEGEAFGEAYELPSRRAYSESCAAIANVFWNWRMYMIAGDAKYLDVLERSLYNSVLSGISLDGRRYFYVNPLEDVGNHYREEWFECACCPPNIARLLTSFGGYLYGTTLDEIRVNFYEASRASIPFRGGEVSIVQKTAYPHSEEVNLVISTDLVTDLSILLRIPEWTDGDFDLQVDGVKQKIRPEKGFVRLEGNWKGKTEVSLTLRMRIRMMTANPLLRENTDKVAIQRGPLIYCAEGVDNPSFDVRTLSVPSKRNFELSESDALDGNPVVISGKGIAYDLDDWDKKLYNSLGSVKSKGKNVRFSLIPYYAWNNRGNSPMCVWLHVH; translated from the coding sequence GTGACTTTCGTTAATGACACGTCACGGTCACCAAGAGCACAGGTGAGACCTATAGCAATTGAAAGAGTCGAGCTGGAAGGGTTTGTAAGAAGATATCAAGATCTAATGAAATCGACCAGTCTCGCTCTTCAATATGAGTATCTTGAATCTAGCGGCAGAATTGATAACTTCAGAAAGGCTATAGGAAGCATTGAAGGAGATTTCACAGGCTGGTTTTTCAATGATTCCGATATTTATAAGTGGATAGAAGCGGCCTCGTATTCACTTGCGTATAACGAGGATTCCGAGATTAGGACAAGAATAGACTCTTTGATAACCCTTATAGAGAGTGTTCAGAAGAAAAGTGAAGGAGGTTACGTTAATACTTACTTTACAGGCAAAAGAGCTTCGGAGAAATGGAAAGACTTGAAGAGTAAGCATGAGTTCTACTGCGTAGGTCATCTTATTCAGGCAGGAATAGCCTACAAAAGAGTTACCGGCAATGAGTCTCTCTTCAACGCATGTGTGCGTGTGGCCGACAACATCCTGAAAACTTTTCCCGATGATGACTGTGAGGTGACTACCGGACATCCGGAACTGGAAATGGCAATGGTCGAACTGCACCGTGAGACCGGTAATCGCAATTATCTGGAATTTGCCCAAAGGCTCATTGACAATCGAGGAAAGGGTTACGTCGGTGGAGATGAATACCATATCGACCACGTATCTTTCAGAGACCTTAAGGAACTTGCGGGGCACGCGGTTAGAATGCTTTATTTGCTGACAGGAGCAGCCGACGTATTTCTCGAAACAGGCGACGAAACACTTCTCGCCGTTCTCGAGAGGCTGTGGATAGATCTGACATCAAGAAAAATGTACATTACGGGCGGAGCTGGATCAAGATATGAAGGAGAGGCTTTCGGAGAAGCATATGAACTGCCAAGCAGGAGAGCCTATTCCGAATCATGTGCCGCGATTGCAAATGTTTTCTGGAACTGGCGAATGTATATGATCGCTGGTGATGCGAAGTACCTCGATGTACTAGAAAGGTCTTTATATAATAGTGTCTTGTCGGGAATCTCTCTTGACGGGAGACGCTACTTCTATGTCAACCCACTTGAAGATGTCGGTAACCACTACAGAGAGGAATGGTTTGAGTGTGCCTGTTGTCCTCCGAACATTGCCAGGCTTCTAACCTCATTCGGTGGTTATCTTTACGGTACAACACTCGATGAGATAAGAGTCAATTTCTATGAAGCAAGTAGAGCGTCCATTCCTTTCAGAGGCGGAGAGGTGTCAATCGTTCAAAAGACAGCCTATCCTCATTCTGAAGAAGTGAATCTCGTGATTTCTACAGATCTTGTTACAGATCTCTCCATTCTCCTGAGAATTCCAGAATGGACGGATGGGGATTTCGACCTTCAAGTTGATGGCGTGAAGCAAAAGATAAGACCGGAAAAGGGATTTGTCAGACTTGAAGGAAACTGGAAGGGCAAGACTGAAGTTTCACTGACACTTCGGATGCGAATCCGAATGATGACAGCAAATCCGCTTTTGAGAGAGAATACTGATAAGGTGGCCATCCAAAGAGGTCCGCTAATATATTGTGCAGAAGGCGTAGACAACCCTTCTTTTGATGTACGAACGTTATCGGTTCCTTCGAAAAGAAACTTCGAACTATCCGAGAGTGACGCTCTGGATGGGAATCCAGTTGTTATAAGTGGTAAGGGAATAGCTTATGATCTTGATGACTGGGATAAGAAGCTATACAATTCTCTTGGTTCAGTCAAGAGCAAGGGCAAGAATGTTAGATTTTCTCTCATTCCCTACTACGCGTGGAATAACAGAGGAAATTCACCGATGTGTGTATGGCTTCATGTCCACTAG